GGGCCGGGCTGCCGTCGCTCAGCGGGGTGCTGCGGCCGGAGCAGATCGGCCGCGTGACGTTCATCTGGATCTGTGCCGCTGCTGCGTCGGGACTCCTGCTTCCCCTCTTTGGCGCGCTGCAGTCTCCGGGCCTCTCCCTGCTGCTGGTTCCCGCGGCCCTCGTCATGAGCGTCAGGGCCCTCGGCCTCGTGACTTCCCGGTCGCCGGAACGGGCGCTGCCCGTGTTCAAAATGATCAATGCCTATATTCTGTTCGTCCTTTTTCTCCTGTCGATCGAGGGACTCTCGCTCTTCCTGCCATGAAAGACGATGCACCGAAAGCTCACGAACTCAAGGAGCTCCTGATCGAGCTCTCCCCCCTGATCGAGGAATACACATCGCAGACCTGCCCGGCGTGCGGGGACGTCTGCTGCAAACAGAAGCGCTCCCTGCCCGAGCCGGAGGATGTTCGTTTTGCCTCGGCTCTCGGCATGCCGCTTCCGGACCGCGATCCTTTGCGACCGCCTGACGGTCCCTGCCAGTTCATGGGCCCCCGCGGCTGCGTCACCGAGCGGTGGCTCCGGCCCTGGCGGTGCACGTGGTATTTCTGCGATCCGCTGCTCCGCGCGCTGGATGAGGGGCCACGGAAGAAAGCCCGGGCGGTCTCCGCCCTCGTTCAGCGCATCGTGGATATCCGCGCAGGATGGCCATGATCCCCGCCGCTTCCCGGATCAGGAGCGCCTTTTGCGAGCGGGCTATTTCCCTTCCGGGCGCTCCCCGTGCTATGATATAGGATATGACCACATCGAACAGCGAGGGACTTTAGCATGGATACGGTCCTGCTCTCACGAATCCAGTTCGCGGTCACGACCCTGTTCCACATACTCTTTCCCACCTTGACCATTGGCCTGTCCGTCTTTCTCGTGGTCGTAGAGGGTCTCTGGCTCAGGACCCGGGAAGAGCTCTACTACCGCATGTACCGGTACTGGGTGAGCTTCTTTGCCGTCAATTTCGGCGTGGGCGTCGTTACGGGCATTGTCCTTGAATTTGAATTCGGCACCAACTTCTCCCGCTTCTCCCAGGCCGCCGGAAACGTCATCTCCCCGCTCCTCGCCTTCGAAGTGATGACCGCTTTCTTTCTGGAATCGGGCTTTCTCGGCATCATGCTGTTCGGATGGAAGCGGGTGAGCCGCCAGATGCATTTTTTCGCGACCTGCCTCGTGGCCCTGGGAACGATCATTTCCTCCTTCTGGATCCTTGCCGCAAATTCCTGGATGCAGACCCCGGCGGGCTTTACCGTGATGAACGGAAAGTTCGTGGTCACTGATTTTCAAGCGGCCATCTTCAATCCCTCCACGGGTACGCGCATGTTCCATATGACCATGGCCGGCCTCGAGACCTCTGCTTTCGTGGTTGCCGGCGTCAGCGCCTATTACCTGCTCATGGGGCGGCATGCCGCGTTATTCCGGCGCTCCCTGTCCCTCGCGCTTATGATGGCCGCCCTGTTCGCTCCGCTCCAGATGCTGCTTGGGGACCGGAGCGGCCTGAAGGTATTTCAACATCAGCCGGCAAAACTCGCTGCCCTGGAAGCCCATTGGGAGACGAACATCGGGAACGGAGCGCCCTTTGCCATCATGGCCCTTCCCGACCCGCGTGAGGAGAGAAACCTTTTCGAGCTGGCAATACCGCGCGGCCTCAGCCTGCTGACCACGC
This genomic stretch from Nitrospirota bacterium harbors:
- a CDS encoding cytochrome ubiquinol oxidase subunit I, which encodes MDTVLLSRIQFAVTTLFHILFPTLTIGLSVFLVVVEGLWLRTREELYYRMYRYWVSFFAVNFGVGVVTGIVLEFEFGTNFSRFSQAAGNVISPLLAFEVMTAFFLESGFLGIMLFGWKRVSRQMHFFATCLVALGTIISSFWILAANSWMQTPAGFTVMNGKFVVTDFQAAIFNPSTGTRMFHMTMAGLETSAFVVAGVSAYYLLMGRHAALFRRSLSLALMMAALFAPLQMLLGDRSGLKVFQHQPAKLAALEAHWETNIGNGAPFAIMALPDPREERNLFELAIPRGLSLLTTHSLDGRVPGLKEFPRENRPNVLLLFVMFRVMIAIGTLLLLVIIWAFFLWRKGILFEYRPFLWTLLIIHPLGFLAVESGWITTEAGRQPWLVYNLMRTTEGISPVPPGNVLWSLSLFLVIFAAIGSIYSYYVMKMIRQGPDLFSPIPAAQLPTDMRPLKEHEGTKKV